From Candidatus Neomarinimicrobiota bacterium, the proteins below share one genomic window:
- a CDS encoding tetratricopeptide repeat protein, whose product MRHLSELIIILLLVEVVLPDVLSVQKLYEDANKKYISGDYPGSIEIYKKIIDNDYESDKIYYNIGNAYYRMGKLGYSILYYEKALKLNPKNGDARFNLKLANLRIKDRIEVPPPFFLIEWYRNLKNIYSSSGWAKILSFWMLLLSFIFVGYNFISSTVIKRVLKFIIAVVAILLLINLVLLIDKFCDENTNNYGIVLIPSLECLSAPQEGSVVLFIIHEGLKVRVLYKEDQWLRIELPDGKQGWVRENTIGII is encoded by the coding sequence ATGAGGCATTTGTCAGAATTGATTATCATATTATTATTAGTAGAAGTTGTGTTGCCAGATGTATTGAGTGTTCAAAAGCTATATGAAGATGCTAATAAAAAATACATTTCTGGTGATTATCCTGGAAGTATAGAGATTTATAAGAAAATTATTGATAATGATTATGAGTCCGATAAAATATATTATAATATAGGGAATGCCTATTATCGAATGGGAAAGCTGGGATATTCAATTCTTTATTATGAAAAAGCGTTAAAATTGAATCCTAAAAATGGTGATGCTAGGTTCAATCTGAAGTTAGCTAATCTGAGGATTAAGGACAGAATAGAAGTACCACCTCCATTTTTCTTAATAGAATGGTACAGAAATCTAAAAAATATATATTCTTCAAGTGGTTGGGCTAAAATTTTATCTTTCTGGATGCTATTGTTATCATTTATATTTGTTGGTTATAATTTTATCAGTTCTACTGTAATTAAGAGGGTTTTAAAATTTATAATCGCTGTAGTTGCGATTTTGTTGTTGATTAATTTAGTTTTATTGATAGATAAGTTTTGTGATGAGAATACAAATAATTATGGTATAGTTTTGATTCCATCACTTGAATGTTTATCAGCACCTCAGGAAGGTAGTGTAGTTTTGTTTATTATTCATGAAGGGCTAAAAGTCAGAGTGCTTTATAAAGAAGACCAATGGTTGAGGATTGAACTACCCGATGGAAAGCAGGGGTGGGTAAGAGAGAATACTATTGGTATTATTTAA
- a CDS encoding tetratricopeptide repeat protein, translating to MRRGKLILTLIVIILLIEFLFAKGEINLYKKGKYKDLLKKYEIVLNKNSDMEEAHFGKGDVLYKMGEYNDALREFEKSITIKDSIKKSAVYYNIGNTLFKSGKLQESLQFYRKAILLNPMDYDAKHNYELVNSLLMKNQQKKSRKENNKEDKNKKKQKQQTDKSQQQNQKDKKKDQKQSVSEQLSKNERKKENKKEQYKPILDALGEKEKEYLKEKLRMRAPGIKRDKDW from the coding sequence GTGAGAAGGGGCAAATTAATTCTAACGCTTATTGTGATCATTCTTTTAATAGAATTTTTATTTGCCAAAGGTGAAATAAATCTCTATAAAAAGGGCAAATATAAAGATCTTTTAAAAAAATATGAAATTGTGTTAAATAAAAATTCCGATATGGAAGAGGCCCATTTCGGGAAGGGAGATGTGCTTTATAAGATGGGTGAATATAATGATGCATTGCGAGAATTTGAAAAATCGATTACTATTAAGGATTCCATAAAAAAATCTGCAGTTTATTATAATATAGGGAACACTCTTTTTAAATCTGGTAAACTTCAGGAAAGTTTGCAGTTTTATAGAAAGGCAATACTCTTAAATCCAATGGACTATGATGCCAAGCATAACTATGAATTGGTTAACAGCTTATTAATGAAAAATCAGCAGAAAAAGTCCCGAAAGGAAAATAATAAAGAGGATAAAAATAAAAAAAAGCAGAAGCAGCAAACAGATAAAAGTCAGCAACAAAATCAGAAGGATAAGAAGAAAGACCAGAAACAATCTGTATCAGAACAATTAAGTAAAAACGAACGGAAAAAAGAGAATAAAAAGGAACAGTACAAACCAATTCTTGATGCATTGGGTGAAAAGGAAAAGGAATATTTAAAAGAAAAGTTAAGGATGAGAGCACCAGGCATAAAAAGAGATAAAGACTGGTAG
- a CDS encoding protein BatD encodes MKRALLLNLLIFSLSFSAQVKIKAYVDKNTIYEDEVFDFTVELEGANYFPEINLPRSNDYVVISGPSQSSQIQIINGKVSSYKSVTWRLAPTKIGEITIKPITIKIGRRAYSTNKVTVKVLARSGTAKKPADKSQQQLTESMTVFLKAIPSKEEAYIGEEVNVSFVLYFRTSIRTFSRDKLPDARGFWAEAFPASNNPEIESEIIEGVRYKKAELQRIAYFPTISGELTIDPMVISCEVVVPRKRSGSIFDDFFNDPFFDSPFFTQTKVISVSSKPIKINVKPLPEAGKPADFSGAVGKFKIYSMVDSNIMKQNQAVTLRYIVDGIGNINLVKLNPPNLPDYVDIFEPEVERSTDNSGDGIRGRVVYEYVLIPRAGKDFYIPSIKLHYFNPVTKKYEVTESMSHWVKVVPTSGVLTDSYASMSKDEVMLLSEDIRFIYTGNIHLKRVGESFIKSLWFWLILGISIFNITISYGLKYYKINIFKNEKVLRRRKALQVAKKRLEEIKTKLETGTEKLIATELYMVIARFVSDRLLLENRIPDIEVILNAINGRLREEDVKTVIELLSQLNEMRFSPISLGKNIRELVNETERVLTLLSETI; translated from the coding sequence ATGAAAAGGGCATTACTATTAAACCTATTAATTTTTTCACTTTCCTTTTCTGCACAGGTAAAGATAAAAGCGTATGTTGATAAGAATACTATATACGAAGATGAAGTTTTTGATTTTACTGTAGAATTAGAAGGGGCGAACTATTTTCCTGAAATAAATTTACCAAGATCAAATGATTATGTAGTTATATCAGGTCCGTCACAATCCAGTCAGATTCAAATTATCAATGGGAAAGTGAGCTCATATAAATCTGTGACTTGGAGATTAGCTCCTACCAAAATAGGCGAGATTACAATAAAACCAATTACTATAAAAATAGGTAGACGAGCGTATTCGACTAATAAAGTTACAGTGAAAGTTCTTGCAAGATCAGGAACTGCTAAAAAACCTGCAGATAAGAGCCAGCAGCAGTTAACTGAGTCCATGACTGTGTTTTTAAAAGCTATTCCTAGCAAAGAAGAAGCTTATATCGGTGAGGAAGTTAATGTTTCTTTTGTACTGTATTTTAGAACAAGCATAAGAACATTTTCAAGAGATAAACTACCTGATGCAAGAGGTTTTTGGGCGGAGGCTTTTCCTGCTAGTAACAATCCAGAAATAGAATCAGAAATAATCGAAGGCGTCAGATATAAAAAAGCGGAGCTACAGAGGATTGCTTATTTTCCGACAATATCAGGTGAGCTAACAATAGATCCCATGGTCATCAGTTGTGAGGTAGTTGTTCCGCGAAAAAGGTCAGGGTCAATATTTGATGATTTTTTTAATGATCCTTTTTTTGATAGCCCATTTTTCACGCAGACAAAAGTGATATCAGTATCTTCAAAGCCTATAAAAATCAATGTCAAACCATTGCCGGAAGCTGGTAAACCAGCCGATTTCTCCGGAGCTGTTGGTAAATTCAAAATATATTCGATGGTAGATTCCAACATCATGAAGCAGAATCAAGCCGTTACTCTTAGATATATCGTGGATGGAATTGGTAATATCAATCTTGTAAAATTGAATCCACCAAACCTGCCTGATTATGTTGATATTTTTGAGCCAGAGGTTGAACGTTCCACCGACAATAGCGGAGACGGGATTAGAGGCAGAGTTGTTTATGAGTATGTGCTGATCCCAAGAGCTGGTAAAGATTTCTACATTCCCTCTATCAAACTGCATTATTTTAATCCTGTGACAAAAAAATATGAAGTAACTGAAAGTATGTCTCATTGGGTAAAGGTTGTCCCTACTTCTGGAGTTTTAACAGATTCATATGCAAGTATGTCGAAAGATGAAGTAATGCTATTAAGTGAAGATATTAGGTTTATATATACAGGTAATATACATTTAAAGAGAGTAGGTGAGTCATTTATAAAAAGTTTATGGTTCTGGCTTATTCTCGGTATTTCAATATTCAATATCACCATTTCTTATGGACTCAAGTATTATAAAATAAATATTTTTAAAAATGAAAAAGTTTTACGTAGAAGAAAGGCACTCCAGGTTGCTAAAAAGAGGCTGGAAGAGATAAAAACTAAGTTAGAGACAGGGACAGAAAAGCTAATAGCTACAGAACTATATATGGTAATTGCCCGCTTTGTATCTGATCGATTACTCCTTGAAAATAGAATACCAGACATTGAAGTTATTTTAAATGCGATAAATGGGAGATTGAGAGAAGAGGATGTGAAGACAGTTATTGAGCTTTTATCCCAATTAAATGAGATGCGTTTTTCACCAATTTCATTAGGTAAAAATATAAGAGAGTTAGTTAACGAGACGGAGAGGGTGTTGACGCTACTTTCGGAGACCATATGA